AGCGGAGCTTGTCGGCGTAGGTGGGACCAGCGGTTGCGATCACGCGGGCACCGCGCATGAGGGCAATTTGAACGGCGGCGAACCCTACCGTGGTGCCGGCTCCGTGCACGAGTACGGTCTGACCCGATTTCACCCCAAGAGTATCAATGCCACGGTAAGCGGTTTCGACTGCCATTGGCAACGCTGCAGCTTGAACAAAGTCGAGTCCGGCGGGCATACGGAACCAATAGTACATAATCGCTTGATCCGACGCACCGGCGCTCGATCCATTCATGAAATCTGCGGCACCCAGAACGGAATCGCCGATGGCAACATCGGTTACGCCCTCTCCGATTGCGTCTACAATACCAGCCACGTCCAGCCCGATTCCGCGAGGCAAGGGCAATTGAGCGGCAAAATGGCCTTGGCACGTCACCCAGTCAACCGGATTTAAGCCGCAAGCGCGTACTCTCACGCGAATGCGTCCCGGCCCTGGCTCTGGGATCGCCACCTCATCCAAGCATAAGACATCCGTTGGTTCTCCGTATTCGTGGAACCGGATGGTCCGCATCGTATTCTCCATTGTGATCTCCCCTCCATTTTGCTCTGATAAAATCGTGTTCTCTGTGATGAGGATAACCTATGCCCCCTGCCCTCGCTTTAATAGTCTGGTGTGCGAACTGAGGAGCTTAGATCTGGGAGCCGCCTCCATCGACAGGGAACTCAGCCCCGGTGGTATAGGTGGCCTCAAATGCTAGGAATGCAACAGCCTTGGCTACCTCAACTGGATCACCTAAACGAAGCATTGGGATCTGTTGTCTCATCTGTGCCTTTGTCTGCTTGGCAGCTTCTTCCGGCATTGACTTTTCCATGATGCCTGTGTCAATAACGCCGGGACTGACTGCGTTGACGCGAATATTTCGAGGTAATAACTCGCGCGCCAGACCTCGAGTCATGGAGCGCAGCGCCGCCTTACTAGCTGCGTAAGCACTGAGCATTGGGAAAC
Above is a window of Paenibacillus sp. FSL K6-1330 DNA encoding:
- a CDS encoding NADP-dependent oxidoreductase, which gives rise to MENTMRTIRFHEYGEPTDVLCLDEVAIPEPGPGRIRVRVRACGLNPVDWVTCQGHFAAQLPLPRGIGLDVAGIVDAIGEGVTDVAIGDSVLGAADFMNGSSAGASDQAIMYYWFRMPAGLDFVQAAALPMAVETAYRGIDTLGVKSGQTVLVHGAGTTVGFAAVQIALMRGARVIATAGPTYADKLRSMGALVTSYGDGMVERVTELAKQPVDLALDTAPISGSLKDLVQIVNRHPQHVLTVSDFATAAELGVRTSYGELHTARYDVVSDFAQFAADGKFTIPVAKTFELKEWRSAVQISQSGGARGKLILLPDSD